A window from Bufo bufo chromosome 1, aBufBuf1.1, whole genome shotgun sequence encodes these proteins:
- the LOC120981091 gene encoding sodium-coupled neutral amino acid transporter 2-like: MSKHEMGRFNIAPDEDSMSSNSNDDFNYPQYPAKKLSVKGHYDMDPENQNFLLEPTLAKKKCETEYLPGTTSFGMSVFNLSNAIVGSGILGLSYAMANTGIALFMILLSSVCLFSLYSIHLLLKTANEGGSLLYEQLGFKAFGIFGKIAASGSITMQNIGAMSSYLYIVKYELPIVIKELIGPSVDPNAWYLDGNYLVVMVSLFLILPLSLLRNLGYLGYTSGFSLLCMVFFLIVVIYKKFQIQCGSWIENDAMNMTLNNTIYYLATEGHMHNAELNQTHHDDLCTPKYFVFNSQTVYAVPILTFSFVCHPAVLPIYQELKGRSRKRMMNVSNVSFFAMFLMYLLAAVFGYLTFYGNVEPELLHTYSKIAGGVIFVVVRLAVLIAVTLTVPIVIFPIRSSITQLLFSGKDFAWWRHILITFVILAFTNVLVIFVPTIRDIFGFIGASAASMLIFILPSAFYVKLVKKEPINSPQKIGAILFLSCGFVVMIGSMALIIVDWVHVGSSDGH; the protein is encoded by the exons ATGAGCAAACATGAGATGGGAAGGTTTAACATTGCTCCTGACGAGGACAGCATGAGCTCAAACAGCAACGACGACTTCAATTATCCGCAATATCCGGCCAAGAAGCTCTCTGTTAAAGG CCATTATGATATGGATCCAGAAAACCAGAATTTTCTGCTCGAACCCACTCTGGCAAAAAAGAAATGCGAGACGGAATAT CTCCCAGGTACTACATCGTTTGGCATGTCCGTATTTAACCTCAGTAATGCCATCGTTGGAAGTGGAATTCTGGGTCTTTCATATGCCATGGCTAACACCGGGATTGCACTTTTCAT GATCCTACTCTCCTCTGTGTGCCTATTTTCTCTATACTCCATTCACTTATTACTGAAGACTGCAAATGAAGgag gttctttaTTATACGAGCAACTGGGATTTAAAGCATTTGGTATTTTTGGAAAAATTGCAGCTTCTGGATCAATCACCATGCAGAATATTGGAG ctaTGTCTAGCTACCTCTACATAGTGAAATACGAACTGCCGATTGTGATCAAAGAATTAATTGGCCCAAGTGTTGATCCTAA tgcatGGTACTTAGATGGAAATTATTTGGTTGTGATGGTCTCTCTATTCCTCATTCTTCCTTTGTCACTATTAAGAAACTTGG GATACCTGGGCTACACAAGTGGCTTTTCCCTGTTGTGTATGGTCTTCTTCCTGATTGTT GTGATCTACAAGAAATTTCAGATCCAATGTGGTTCTTGGATTGAAAATGATGCCATGAACATGACTTTGAATAACACAATATACTATCTCGCAACAGAAGGCCACATGCACAATGCAGAGCTCAACCAGACACACCATGATGACCTATGCACACCAAAATACTTTGTATTTAACTCTCAG ACAGTGTATGCTGTGCCCATCCTGACCTTCTCCTTTGTCTGTCATCCAGCTGTCCTTCCCATCTaccaggaacttaaagg ACGCAGTCGTAAAAGGATGATGAATGTTTCAAATGTGTCATTCTTTGCCATGTTTCTCATGTATCTGTTGGCGGCTGTTTTTGGATACTTGACTTTTTATG GAAATGTTGAACCAGAGCTGTTACACACATACTCAAAGATTGCAGGAGGAGTCATTTTTGTAGTTGTGCGTCTAGCTGTTCTTATTGCTGTCACCTTAACTGTTCCTATTGTTATTTTCCCG ATCCGCAGCTCCATCACCCAGCTGTTGTTTTCAGGAAAGGACTTTGCATGGTGGCGTCATATTTTGATCACCTTTGTGATTCTGGCATTCACCAATGTTCTTGTCATCTTTGTTCCTACCATAAGAGACATCTTTGGATTTATTG GTGCCTCTGCTGCGTCTATGCTGATTTTCATCCTCCCATCTGCTTTTTATGTGAAGTTAGTGAAGAAGGAACCCATAAATTCTCCTCAAAAAATTGGA gCTATTTTGTTTCTTAGCTGTGGATTTGTGGTGATGATTGGAAGCATGGCCCTCATTATCGTTGACTGGGTGCACGTTGGATCTTCTGACGGCCACTAG